GATCTTCAGCAGCGTCCACACGGCGGCCACGGCCATCGCGCCGGCTCCGACGAAACGCACCTCGGAGGAGAACGTCGAGGCGACGATGTCGGAGATGTCGCCGGCGGCCGGGAGCTCCCCGGAGGTGAACCTCGGCAGCAGGATGAAGAAGGAGATGATGAGGCCGACCCACAGGCGATACCCACGGTGACGCCGACCAGGTGGCCCACGCCGATGAGCGCCAGGGAGAGGCTCGCGCCGAGCATCGTGCCGCCGGAGCCCACGCGGAACACGGTGGACACGGATCCGGCGACGGCCTTGAGTGCAGCAAGTAGGGAGAACCCGGCAGCGGCCAGCGAGCCGACGAGGATGACCCGCAGACCCTGCTGGTTCTCCTCGTGTGAACCCTGGTCGTCGCCGACACGCAGCACCTCGGCTGCGGCGACACCCTCGGGGAACGGCAGGTCGGAGCCGGTGACCAGCGCGCGGCGCAGGGGAATGGAGTACATGACGCCGAGGACACCGCCGAAGAGGCAGACCGCGGTGGTGATCCAGTAGGGGAAGCCCGACCACCAGCCGATCATCACCAGGCCGGGGAGCACGAAGATGATCGCGGAGAGGGTGCCGGCGGCCGAGGCGACCGTCTGCACGATGTTGTTCTCGGTGATGGTGTGACCGGCGAAGCGACGCAGCACGGCCATGGAGATCACCGCAGCGGGGATTGAGGTGGCGAAGGTCAGGCCGACCTTCAGGCCGAGATAGACGTTCGCGGCGGTGAACACCAGGGTGATGAGCCCGCCGAGAATGATCGCGCGGACCGTGAGTTCACGGGTCGGCGAGGAGGAGCGGGGTGGAGATACGGGCGTCGCCGTGGTGCGGCTCGCTTTCAGAGGGGTGGGCAGTAATGGAACCAGGAAAAGCTTATGGCATGGCTCACCCGGGAAGGAGTGGCACACTGGGAGACATACCCCGCACCCGGAAGAGAGGTAGCCCCCATGTCGAACCTGAGCGCCGTAGCCCTGAGTTGTTCGTTGAAGTCGTCGACCGAGGAATCCAGCAGTGAGCTCATGGCCAAGCATGTCCTGGCAGAGCTGGCCAAGAACGGCGTCACCGTCGAGGACCCTATCCGGGTCGCGGACCATGACGTCCACTTCGGCACCGACACCGACATGGGTGACGGCGACGGGTGGCCGGAGATCCGCGAGAAGATCCTCGCCGCCGACATCCTCGTGTTGTCCACCCCCATCTGGATGGGCCACCCGGCCAGCGTGGCCAGCATGGTCACCGAGCGCATCGACGCCGAATCCTCCAAGACCGGCGCGGACGGTCGCCCGACGATGTTCGGCAAGGTCGCGCTCGTCGCGGTCGTGGGCAACGAGGACGGTGCCCACAACGTCACGGCGGACATGATGCAAGCGCTTAACGACGTCGGGTTCACCATCCCAGCCCAGGGCGGAACCTACTGGGTCGGAGAGGCGATGGGTGATGTCGTCTACAAGGACCTCGACGAGGTTCCGGAGGTCGTTGCCGAGACCACCGCCACCGCCGCCCGCAACGCGGCCCACCTCGCGGGGCTGCTGGCAGGGAACAAGTACCCGGCATGATCGAACGCACGCTGGCCGGCGCCCGGGCACTGGTCGACTCCGTCCTGGTGGCCACCCGCGAACCCGAGCGCACCGTGTTCCTCGCGGCGCACGATCTCACCCTGCTGTCCCGGGTCCTCGGCTGGCAGCGTGTCCTCGCGGTGGCCGAGCCGCTGGCGCTGCCCATGCTGGCCGGCACCGCGCTGCGCGCCGGCAACGCCCCGCTGACCGGGGCACTGGCCGGCGGGACCGCCGCCCAGCTGATCCGCGCGCGCACGCCCGAGGCGGCCAACGTCACTGCTGCTGCGGCCGCCGCCGCACAGTATCTCGGTTACGCGGCGGCACTGGACGGCCGCAACTGGCCCGGGTTCGCCGTCCGCGCCGGGCTGGTCGCTGGCGGTCTGGGTCTGTCGGCGGCGAAAAACCGCCACGTCGCCTTGGCCACCCTCGCCGGCGGCCTGCCGCTCGCCTGGGCCGGTGCCTCGGCGAATGATCCGCGCACAACCACCCCCGGCACCAGCCACGGGGCGAACCTCCTGTTTGCCGCGGAGGGGCTGAACCTGCTGCGGGCGACGCTACTGCGGGGAAACACCCTGGTCAGCGCCGCTGCCGTCAGCCTCAGCCTGGTGGGTCAGATGTTGCTGGTCGACGGGATCACCCGGAAAACACGCTGAGCAGGTACACCGCCCCGAGCACGAGGTGGGCGAGCCCATGCAACGGCGTCACCCTCCGCCCCGCGAGCACGGCGACGGCCAGCAGAGCCAGGACCGCGAGCAGCATGAGGTTGACCGCGGACTCGGCGAAGACGATGCGTTGTCCGGTGAGCAGGCCGATGGTGAGCACGGTGGGTACGGTCAGCCCGACCACGGAGACCATCGCTCCGTAGGTGAGGTTGTATACCCGCTGGATCTCCCCGTTCCAGGCGGCACGCAGGGTGGTGATGCCCTCGGGGAGCATGACGATGGTGGCCACGGCCATCCCCGACAGCGCTGCCGGGGCGGAGACGCGGGTGAGGGCGGTGTCGAGAAGCGTGGCCATGTCGTGGCTGAGCAGCACGATCGGCGCGGCGGTGAGCAGCAGCAGCACCGCGTGGCGCCAGGCCGGGCCGGACGAGGTCTGGTCACCCTGCTCCACCGGCACGACCTCCCGGAAGTCCTCCGCCTGGCCCGTCATCTGCCGCCAGAGGAAAAAGGCGTACGCGCCCGCGGTGAGCACGATGACCACCACCGCCTGGGGCCCGGTGAAAGAACCGTCCACCCCGATGAGCCCGGGTAGGGCGAAGGTCAGCGCTCCGAAGACGATGAGCATGGTGAGGTAGGCGGAGACCCCGCGTTCGTTGAACGTGAGGGTGCCGTGGCGCAGGGTGCCCATGAGCACCGCCGCCCCGAGGAACAAACCGAGAAAGAGTATCGCCGCCGCCATGGTGGAGTCGCGTGCCACCGTGTCGTGCTCGCCCGGGCCGAACAGCACCGCGGCCAGCAGGGTGACCTCCATGCCGACGATCGACAGCGTGAGCACCAGCGTGCCCAGCGGGTCGCCGAGCAGGTGCGCCAGCTTCTCCGCGTGATGAAGCACACCGAGCGCGGCCACGAAGATCACGGCGATGACGGGCACCAGCCAGTGCGGTGAGGCGGGGGAGAGCACGGTGAAGGCGGCGAAACCCAGCCAGCCGGCGAGAAGGGGAACGAGGGGAGGCATGTCACGTCCTTGTCAGGAGGGGCCGTCCCCGAGCGTCAGTGCGGGCACCGGGTCGTCCCGGGGCCGAGATTTTTAAGGTATCACGAGTTGCCCAGCACCCGGCGGCCCAGCGGCGCGAGCACGGGCAGCAGCCGTTTGACCAGCGGCCCGATGAGCAGCGAGGCCGCCACGGTGCCCTCACGCACGCCCGCGAGCTCGCCGAGAAAGACCAGGGAGAGCACCACCGAGGTGAGCACCAGCGTGACGTCATTGACCACCTTCACGTTGCCGAAGACGTACCGCGGGTTGCCCCCGGAACGGCGCAGCAGCTCGTCGCTGATGGCCAGCACGATGCCCTCGCCCGCGAGGGTGACGGTGCGCGCGGTGATCTGCAGCGCGATGCCCAGGGCCATGAGAATGATCCCGGCGAGCGCCACCAGCCACTGGAGCAGGTAGTTGTCGGTGGTGGCACCGGCGGTGAGGTGCATGGCGACGTCGATAAGCGAGCCGAACACAAAGCCGACGGGGATCTGGAAGAGCTGCACCGGCTGGAAGCGACGACCGCGGATGAGGATCTGCGCGAGCACGAAGGTGAGGTTGACGATGATGGTCATCGTGCCGACGCTCAGCGAGAAGATGTAGCCGAGGACCAGGGAAACGTCGAGATCGGGGTCGTGCCCAGCCGGCTGTGCACCGACAGCGCGATGCCCGCCGACATGACGGAGAGGCCGACGAGCAGGACAAACAGGCGCAGTGCCTGGTTGATCACGAACGGTCCGCCAGCGTCGCCCGGACGGGACGGGCCAGCTGGGTCATGGTCCCGCGGCCGCGCAGCTCGATGGACTTCAGCGTGGTCCAGCGCGCCTGCTCGGCTTCGTTGGCCCCGCGCAGGGTCGCGGCGTTGGTGAGCACCCGGCCCGGGGTGTCCTTGGCCAGCTCCGTCAGGCGCGCCGCCAGGTTCACGGCGTCGCCGATCACGGTGTACTCGAAGCGGTCCTCGCTGCCGATGTTGCCTGCGACGACGTGGCCCGCGGCGACCCCGATGCCGGCCTGCAGACGCAGGTCACGGAGCTCGAGACGCAGCTCGCGGGCGGCGGAGAGTGCCCAGGACGTGGCGTCGGTGACGTTGAGCGGCGCGCCGAAGATCGCCAGCGCGGCGTCGCCCTGGAACTTGTTGATGATGCCCTTGTTGCGGTGCACGACATCGACCACGACGTTGAAGAACTTGTTGAGCTCCTCCACGACCTCCTCCGGGGAGTGGTTGACCGCGAAGTTGGTCGAGCCGATGACGTCGATGAACAGGACAGCGACCTTGCGGTCCTCGCCGCCGAGGCGGGGTTTCTCCTCCAGCGCGCGCTCGGCGACCTCGGTGCCGACGTAGTGGCCGAAGATGTCCCGCACGCGCTGACGCTCGCGCAGCCCACGCATCATCTCGTTGAATCCGGCCTGGAGCACACCCATCTCCGAGCCGTCGTAGATGTCCACCTGGGCGTCGGACTGCCCGCGGCGCACCTGATTGATGGCCTCCTGCAGCTCGTGGATGGGATCGGTGACACTCGCCGTGGACAGGCTCGTGCCCGCGTAACCGGTGAACAGGGCCGTCACGGCCAGGGCGAGGATCGCGGGGATGAGGTCGGCGGCGTCGTCCGAGAAGAACCCGGTCCACTGCCCGAGCAGGACCAGGACGATGCCCAGCACGGGCATCGCCGTGGTCATCACCCAGGTGATGCTGAGACGCTGCCGGATCGGCGGCTCCAGGGTCGCGTCCTCGAACCGGCGCGCCAGGGCCTCGGCCGCGACGGGGCGCACCATGCGCTCCGCCTGCAGGTAGGTCAGCAGCGAGACCACGGCCGTGGCCATGGCCAGCGTGATGCCCACGGCCAGCGCGGTGCGCCAACTGGAGCGCGCGGTGAGCGCCACGGCGATGGCGATGCCGATCGCCCACACCACCGCACACACGACGGCCTGGTAGACGGGGATGCGCATGACCAGGTAACGCACCATGTTCGGGTCGTGCTGGTCCGGGTCGCGCTGCCAGTCCAGGACGGGGCGAAACAGCAGGAGCGTGGCCACCACGGCGATGATCACCGCGAACCCGACGTAGACCACCCCGATCACGGTGAGGTGGGCCCAGCCGATGGCCAGATCGTCCAGCCCCGGCAGGGGGAGCAGATAGCGCGTGAAGAGCATGATGGCGATTGCCCCGGCCAGGTTCGAACTGAGAACGAGCGTGGCGTACAGGGGCCACGACGTGCCCCAGAGCCACTTCAGCCCTCTCAGTAATCTCTCCATGGTCGTCGATTCTAACCCGAGGGGCATTAGGCTCAGTCGGGTGAGAACGACAAGCGTGGCCGAACGACTCAGCGACATGCCGAAGGTGCGCGAGACCATCCTCTCGGCGGCCGCCGCCGCACAGGGGCTTCCCGACGCCGACCGCTACGCCATGACCCACTCCTGGGTCTTCACCGGACCTCCGGGCTCGGGCCGCAGCGTCGTCGCCCTGGCCTTCGCCCAGGCGTTGGTGTGCACCACCGAGGGTGAGCTGGGCTGCGGGCACTGCCAGGCCTGCGTGGATGTGCTCGCCGACGCCCACACCGATGTCGCCCACATCGTTCCCGAGGGCAACGTCATCGGCATCGACCTCGTGCGCGACACCATCATCCCCACCGCGCACTCCCTGCCCACCATCTCCCGCTGGCGGGTCATCGTCATCGAGGACGCCGACCGGCTTCGCGACGACGCCGCCAACACCCTGCTGAAGACCATCGAGGAGCCCCCCGCCCACACCGTGATCATCCTCTGCGCGCCGTCACTGGCGCCCGAGGACTTCATCCCCACGCTGCGCTCGCGGTGTCGCCACCTCTACATCCCCAGCCCCTCCACCGACCGCATTGTGCGCCTGCTCACCGAGGAGATGGGCGCCAGCGAGGGGGACGCGCGGCTGGCGGCGACGTCGTCGCTGCACCACATCGGCCGGGCCCGCAAGCTCGTCTCCATGCCCATCATGCAGAGCAGGCGGGCGCAGGCGATCAACCTCGCGGAGCTCATCTTCCACGGCGACCAGGCCTTCCAGGCGGTGAACTCCCTGATGAAGACGGTGGACAAGGAGATCAAGGAGACCTACGACGTCATCGACGAACGCGAGCTGAAGAAACTCGAGGACTCCCTGGGCATGGGTGCCAAGGGCAAGGGGGCGCAGAAGGCCGCCCGCGGGAGCGCCGGCGCGCTCTCGGACCTGCAGAAGGAGCAGAAACAGCGCCGCACCCGCGCGCGGACCGACATCCTCGACCTGGCGCTGGTGGACTTCGCCGGCATCTACCGCGACGCCATGCTCGTCTCCTCGGGTGCCGAGGTCGAACTCACCCACCCCGACTTCGAGCCGCTGGCCAGAGAGCTGGCCCAGCGCGGCGACCTGGACGCCTTCGTGCAGGCGCAGGAGGCGATCCGGGAATGCCGCGAGCGCCTCATCGGGTTTGTCGCCCCGCAGCTTGCCCTGGACGGCATGATCGGCCGGATCCGCAAGGCGCTCAAGGTCCGCTGACCAGCGTGTTTCCCGGCCCCGCGGTGGTGCGCTAAGGTATTTCCCTGGTATGCACGTACCGCGCCGCCTTAGCTCAGTCGGTAGAGCGTCTCACTCGTAATGAGAAGGTCGCGAGTTCGATTCTCGCAGGCGGCTCCACCAAAACCCCAGCTGGAACTATGTTCTGGCTGGGGTTTCTCTGCGTTCTAGGGGATCCCGAGTTGTTGGGAGTTGTTGCAGGTCGTTGGTTCTATTGCGGAACCAATCCGGAACGGATCCGGAACGCGTCGCCAGCGGAGGGCCATCGTGTCGAAGTAGCGATGAGGCATAAACACGATAGACTTCAGAAAAAGCAATACTCGAAGGAGGGAGGGGACCATGAGCACGCCAATGAACGCGCCCGAGGAACAACAGGAAATGCGACGCCCCGGCCTCCCGTATGAGCAGATCCAGGACATCAAGAGGCGTGCTCGTGACGCGGCTGGCCAAGTGTTGGATGTCTACTGGGATCTGGATAAATTCCCAGTCGATCCTGTTCGGCTCGCACAGGAGTACGGTGCGGAAGTATTCATCGGGGATTTGAAGGAAGACCTTGATGGCTTCATGGTCCCCCCGCGTGATGGATACGGTGCCCAAATCTATGTTGACACCGATTCGTCGCCTGCGCGCCAGCGTTTCACGACCGCGCATGAGCTCGGGCATCTCGTTGAAGACGGAGAACGGCTACAGGTAGACCGGCGAAGAGACGCTCTGTCCAAGGAGGGAACCGATCCTCATGAGTTATTTGCCAACGAGTTCGCGGCAAGCCTCCTCATGCCAGAGTTTGCGGTCCGTCAATTGGTCGCGGCGGGAATGGCCCGCGCTCGACTCCATGGGTTCTTTGGGGTGTCTCAGCTAGCGATGCAGCATCGGCTCAGGAACCTCCGGCTGAATGACTGACGCCGAAGATGGTGAGGTTCGCTACGGAAAGCCATCAGTACGATTCTCAAAGGATTTCCTAGACAAGAGAGTCAGTGACCTCTTGATCGACAGCCGGGTTGAAAAGGCGGAAGCTAAGCCAACCGAGGCTCTCCGAAGCATCAGTGAAGCGACCGAGCAACTGGTTTATGACGACCACGAGCTAGACCACAAGCTGAAGGGGTTCATTGGTCCCGCAGCTACCGCGCTCGTCGTAGCCCAGGTATTGATCATGAACCTCGGCTTCTTTCTGTATGTCGCGATTAGCTTCGGCGCGAAGAGAATTCCTGACAGCGCCGTCATGATCGCGTTCCTCACCACCAGTACCGCCGAGGTCGTTGGCCTGGCACTAGTCGTCACACGCTATCTCTTCCCCGAAAAGGGGGCGGGATGGAATGGCTGATGAAGGCAGGCCCTGCTCCGCTTCCTATTCCGCGGGGCGCGCAGTCCTAGGACCTTGAAAAGTTGTGTCATCGACTATTCAACCGCCCGCAGGCTCCTTCTTCTTCGTCGCTCCGCCCGCCGGTCCTCTTTCGCTCGATCCTGCCGCCGCTCCGCTTCGAGGTGAGCCTCCATCGCGCCGGGTAGTGCGTCGAGGTGGTCGTCCCACAGGTGGCCGTAAACGTCGAGGGTCATCGCCGCGGTGCGGTGGCCGAGCATTCGCTGCACGGTCTTGACATCGGCTCCGGAGGCGATGGCTACGGACGCGGCGGTGTGCTTGAGCGTGTAGGTGTCGATGCCCTCAATGCCGGCCGCCGCGGTCATCTTCGACCAGACCGCGCGCCAGCGGGCCTCCGTCCACACGTTGCCGCGCTCGTCCGGCAGGAGCCAGTCCTCGAGCCCGCGGTTCTCTGCGTCGTCCTCGAGGCCCAGGAGCAGATCCCCGCCCACGGGCACGTCGCGGTGGCGGCCGTCCTTGGTCGTGTCGATGTTGCCGAGCGCGTCGACATCGCGCCGGATGGCCAGCCGCCGGCGGTCAGGGTCGAGATCCTTGACCTTGAGTCCCTTCGCTTCGCCGGGTCGGATCCCGGTCATCAAGAGGACGAGGACGAGCAGGCGCGCGGATTCGTGTGGCGCCGCGGCGAGCAGGGCGTCGATCTCGTGGACTTTGAGGTAGCGGCGCTCGGACTTCTCCTGGCGGGGGATGTCCTCGGAGCGGATGGGGTTCTTGTGGATGATGCCCTGGTCGACGGCTAAGTCCATGAGGGCGTTGATGATGATGCCGACCTTGCGACGGGAGGCGGCGCCCAGCGGTCTCGCCGCCGATGCCGGGGTGCCCGTGCCCCGGGCCTGGCCGCGCGCCTGCAGGGTGGGCAGCCAGGCCGCGATGGTGGTGCGCTCGATCTCGCAGGCCGGGGTGTTCCCCCAGACGGGCTCGATGTGTTTCCACGCAGACCTGTAGCCGTCGACGGTCTTCTTCGAGCGCTCGGCCTTTGAGGCGATCCACGGCTCCCAGAGGTCAGCGAGCGTGATGTCGCGCTTGTCCTTGGTGATCCAGGTGCCGTCGACTTGGCCGACTTCGACGCGGGCGCGGTAGGCCTCGGCGGCGTCGCGGGTGGTGAAGCTCTCCTGGACTTCGCGGCCGTTCTCAGTCCAGACGACGGCCCATCGTTTGCCGGTGCCCCACCGCGCGGAGTGGACTCGGGTCTTTCGTGATTGCCTGTCGGGGTTGGCTTTCGTCCAGAGGTCTTTTACTCGTGCCACTGGTAGTCTCCTTGGTGTCTGATCGCCTCTCCCCCCGAGGGTGGTCAGGCGTGAGCTGGGCCCGCCCTTCCCCC
This sequence is a window from Corynebacterium doosanense CAU 212 = DSM 45436. Protein-coding genes within it:
- a CDS encoding flavodoxin family protein, with product MSNLSAVALSCSLKSSTEESSSELMAKHVLAELAKNGVTVEDPIRVADHDVHFGTDTDMGDGDGWPEIREKILAADILVLSTPIWMGHPASVASMVTERIDAESSKTGADGRPTMFGKVALVAVVGNEDGAHNVTADMMQALNDVGFTIPAQGGTYWVGEAMGDVVYKDLDEVPEVVAETTATAARNAAHLAGLLAGNKYPA
- a CDS encoding calcium:proton antiporter; this encodes MPPLVPLLAGWLGFAAFTVLSPASPHWLVPVIAVIFVAALGVLHHAEKLAHLLGDPLGTLVLTLSIVGMEVTLLAAVLFGPGEHDTVARDSTMAAAILFLGLFLGAAVLMGTLRHGTLTFNERGVSAYLTMLIVFGALTFALPGLIGVDGSFTGPQAVVVIVLTAGAYAFFLWRQMTGQAEDFREVVPVEQGDQTSSGPAWRHAVLLLLTAAPIVLLSHDMATLLDTALTRVSAPAALSGMAVATIVMLPEGITTLRAAWNGEIQRVYNLTYGAMVSVVGLTVPTVLTIGLLTGQRIVFAESAVNLMLLAVLALLAVAVLAGRRVTPLHGLAHLVLGAVYLLSVFSG
- a CDS encoding YczE/YyaS/YitT family protein, with the protein product MTIIVNLTFVLAQILIRGRRFQPVQLFQIPVGFVFGSLIDVAMHLTAGATTDNYLLQWLVALAGIILMALGIALQITARTVTLAGEGIVLAISDELLRRSGGNPRYVFGNVKVVNDVTLVLTSVVLSLVFLGELAGVREGTVAASLLIGPLVKRLLPVLAPLGRRVLGNS
- a CDS encoding adenylate/guanylate cyclase domain-containing protein, translated to MERLLRGLKWLWGTSWPLYATLVLSSNLAGAIAIMLFTRYLLPLPGLDDLAIGWAHLTVIGVVYVGFAVIIAVVATLLLFRPVLDWQRDPDQHDPNMVRYLVMRIPVYQAVVCAVVWAIGIAIAVALTARSSWRTALAVGITLAMATAVVSLLTYLQAERMVRPVAAEALARRFEDATLEPPIRQRLSITWVMTTAMPVLGIVLVLLGQWTGFFSDDAADLIPAILALAVTALFTGYAGTSLSTASVTDPIHELQEAINQVRRGQSDAQVDIYDGSEMGVLQAGFNEMMRGLRERQRVRDIFGHYVGTEVAERALEEKPRLGGEDRKVAVLFIDVIGSTNFAVNHSPEEVVEELNKFFNVVVDVVHRNKGIINKFQGDAALAIFGAPLNVTDATSWALSAARELRLELRDLRLQAGIGVAAGHVVAGNIGSEDRFEYTVIGDAVNLAARLTELAKDTPGRVLTNAATLRGANEAEQARWTTLKSIELRGRGTMTQLARPVRATLADRS
- a CDS encoding DNA polymerase III subunit delta', whose amino-acid sequence is MRTTSVAERLSDMPKVRETILSAAAAAQGLPDADRYAMTHSWVFTGPPGSGRSVVALAFAQALVCTTEGELGCGHCQACVDVLADAHTDVAHIVPEGNVIGIDLVRDTIIPTAHSLPTISRWRVIVIEDADRLRDDAANTLLKTIEEPPAHTVIILCAPSLAPEDFIPTLRSRCRHLYIPSPSTDRIVRLLTEEMGASEGDARLAATSSLHHIGRARKLVSMPIMQSRRAQAINLAELIFHGDQAFQAVNSLMKTVDKEIKETYDVIDERELKKLEDSLGMGAKGKGAQKAARGSAGALSDLQKEQKQRRTRARTDILDLALVDFAGIYRDAMLVSSGAEVELTHPDFEPLARELAQRGDLDAFVQAQEAIRECRERLIGFVAPQLALDGMIGRIRKALKVR
- a CDS encoding ImmA/IrrE family metallo-endopeptidase; this encodes MSTPMNAPEEQQEMRRPGLPYEQIQDIKRRARDAAGQVLDVYWDLDKFPVDPVRLAQEYGAEVFIGDLKEDLDGFMVPPRDGYGAQIYVDTDSSPARQRFTTAHELGHLVEDGERLQVDRRRDALSKEGTDPHELFANEFAASLLMPEFAVRQLVAAGMARARLHGFFGVSQLAMQHRLRNLRLND
- a CDS encoding tyrosine-type recombinase/integrase, with the translated sequence MARVKDLWTKANPDRQSRKTRVHSARWGTGKRWAVVWTENGREVQESFTTRDAAEAYRARVEVGQVDGTWITKDKRDITLADLWEPWIASKAERSKKTVDGYRSAWKHIEPVWGNTPACEIERTTIAAWLPTLQARGQARGTGTPASAARPLGAASRRKVGIIINALMDLAVDQGIIHKNPIRSEDIPRQEKSERRYLKVHEIDALLAAAPHESARLLVLVLLMTGIRPGEAKGLKVKDLDPDRRRLAIRRDVDALGNIDTTKDGRHRDVPVGGDLLLGLEDDAENRGLEDWLLPDERGNVWTEARWRAVWSKMTAAAGIEGIDTYTLKHTAASVAIASGADVKTVQRMLGHRTAAMTLDVYGHLWDDHLDALPGAMEAHLEAERRQDRAKEDRRAERRRRRSLRAVE